Proteins from one Camelina sativa cultivar DH55 chromosome 8, Cs, whole genome shotgun sequence genomic window:
- the LOC104708462 gene encoding uncharacterized protein LOC104708462 isoform X3 produces the protein MTDHHDVTKLTNDGDWKFCFFLQLKHDLEDCRVMYREGLDGSPFHTMLVEGYMDGPIHECLCVSWETALYKKWWPQFSFPPFRILKSTCLQKIGVGEQICLARMKVPWPLTDREIIVHYFFFEYFIDDLAVILLNSISDLDGIGMSSKDFVIPESPDAVRIDLVGGFVLQKVTPQRSYFRTIGEMDIKLDLMPPSLINFITRQLIGNGFRLYKKSVASVAKFDEDYSRALDDPLYTKIRQALYSTDKAIEEGPKLEATEVNGNSQPKKDQKNHGDATENKPVHYRKTVTEIEEEEDYEESVSSEDGNEITKTDVCMRRRFCVSPEVEQALGTLDRVIYMVRNITPVQEAEELSPDRSEDQANRVSLLENIISVPQRSQRQDHSTSTVTQEETSNGQEEDREKETGQEQGIVNKGKSSSLQRKRKARCFAFRSWL, from the exons ATGACGGATCATCATGATGTTACTAAATTAACCAACGATGGTGACTGGAAA ttttgtttttttttacagttaaAACATGATCTTGAAGATTGCCGTGTTATGTACCGTGAAGGGCTTGATGGAAGTCCTTTTCACACTATGCTTGTTGAAGGTTACATGGATGGGCCTATCCACGAAT GTTTATGTGTATCTTGGGAAACAGCTCTCTACAAGAAATG GTGGCCACAGTTTTCATTTCCACCATTCAGGATCTTAAAAAGCACATGCTTACAAAAGATTGGAGTTGGTGAACAGATTTGTTTAGCGAG GATGAAGGTACCATGGCCATTGACGGACAGAGAGATTATTGTGCATTACTTCTTTTTTGAATACTTTATAGATGACTTAGCCGTCATCCTTTTGAACTCG ATCTCTGATTTAGATGGCATTGGAATGTCCTCTAAGGACTTCGTTATACCTGAATCACCGGATGCAGTAAGGATCGATCTCGTAGGCGGATTTGTTTTACAAAAGGTTACTCCACAGAGGAGTTACTTCAG AACGATAGGGGAGATGGATATAAAGCTGGACTTGATGCCTCCATCTCTTATTAACTTTATAACTAGGCAGCTCATTGGCAACGGTTTCAGACTCTATAAAAAG TCAGTTGCTTCCGTAGCTAAATTTGATGAAGATTATAGCAGAGCTTTAGATGATCCTTTGTACACTAAGATACGCCAAGCTCTGTATTCAACTGATAAAGCAATCGAGGAAGGACCAAAGTTGGAAGCCACTGAAGTGAATGGCAATTCTCAGCCAAAGAAggatcaaaagaatcatggagATGCTACTGAAAACAAACCTGTCCATTATAGAAAAACTGTTACagagattgaggaagaagaagattatgaggAAAGCGTTTCTTCAGAGGATGGAAACGAAATTACCAAGACTGATGTTTGTATGAGAAGACGGTTTTGCGTCAGTCCAGAGGTAGAACAAGCGTTAGGGACACTAGATAGAGTTATATACATGGTTAGAAATATAACGCCTGTCCAAGAAGCCGAAGAATTGTCACCTGATAGATCAGAGGACCAGGCAAATCGAGTAAGtttattagaaaacattataaGTGTTCCTCAAAGATCACAGAGGCAAGATCACTCAACCTCAACGGTCACACAAGAAGAGACAAGTAATGGTCAAGAAGAGGATAGAGAGAAGGAGACAGGACAAGAGCAGGGGATCGTAAATAAAGGTAAGAGTTCGAGCTTGCAGAGAAAACGTAAAGCTCGTTGCTTTGCTTTCAGATCCTGGCTCTGA
- the LOC104709912 gene encoding iron-sulfur cluster co-chaperone protein HscB, mitochondrial-like: MKKTKTLVASFSTLFRRTHPSTSRCNPLATIQSQTQLRRESLQHHSSLAEALAGRLRFPGRSFSSESGTGKTSSGCWNCGEKAAFLFCNSCRSIQPVDDSVDYFQIFGLERKYEISPGSLEGKYKDWQKKLHPDLVHNKSQKERDYAADQSAKVTEACRTLTKRLSRAMYIMKLSGVNVNEEETITDPTLLMEVLKYMSVI; encoded by the exons atgaagaaaacaaagacgCTGGTGGCTTCCTTCTCCACCCTTTTCAGACGAACACATCCTTCAACTTCACGGTGTAATCCACTCGCTACGATTCAATCACAAACCCAATTGCGTCGCGAGTCTCTGCAACATCATTCTTCTTTAGCTGAGGCTCTCGCGGGTCGACTCCGATTTCCCGGGAGATCTTTCAGCTCGGAATCTGGAACCGGGAAGACAAGCTCCGGCTGCTGGAACTGTGGCGAGAAAGCTGCGTTTTTGTTCTGTAACTCATGCCGTAGCATTCAACCTGTTGATGATTCCGTCGATTACTTTCAGATATTTGGCTT GGAGAGGAAGTATGAGATAAGCCCTGGAAGCCTTGAAGGCAAGTACAAAGATTGGCAAAAGAAGCTACATCCTGATTTAGTTCACAACAAATCCCAG aaagaaagagattacgCGGCTGATCAGTCTGCTAAGGTGACTGAAGCATGTCGGACATTAACCAAGCGGCTGTCTAGAGCAATGTATATA ATGAAGCTGAGTGGCGTAAATgtcaatgaagaagaaacaataacaGACCCAACATTGTTAATGGAG GTTCTCAAATACATGTCAGTCATATAA
- the LOC104708464 gene encoding lysine--tRNA ligase, cytoplasmic-like has protein sequence MDPEAEPVVDNPAADRDLENEQREEQRRREEEEKAKQQYFENRLRYVEAEKEKGNNPYPHKFFVSMTNSEFIEKYTSLSAKDHVEDDQVSLAGRIMSKRSYGKNVFYDLHNRCSKVQVVANKSYSELDEAEFLRLHANVRRGDIIGVTGFPGKTNVGELSIFSRSFTVLSHCLHRLPMKERPRHGTEENPRGANYKAPPKNTEIWVPGKPRNPQTYIVKDQETRYRQRYLDLLLHNEVRQVLNTSRNIIKYIRRYLDDLDFFEFETPMMSINAGGASARPFETHRNDLNMKMYMRIAPELYLKQLVVGGYDRVFEIGKQFRNEGIDMTHNPEFTTCEFYMAFADYNDLMEMTEELLSGMVKELTGGYKIKYHANGYDKEPIEIDFTPPFRRIDMMVDLEKMANLNIPKDLASEEANKYLIDACERFNVRCPPPQTTARLLDKLVGHFLEVTCVNPTFIMNQPKIMSPLAKSHRSNEFLTERFELFVNQHELCNAYTELNDPVEQRQRFADQLKDRQSGDDEAMTID, from the exons ATGGATCCTGAAGCTGAACCCGTCGTAGATAA TCCTGCTGCTGATAGGGATTTGGAGAACGAACAGAGGGAAGAACAGAGGAGgcgtgaggaagaagaaaaggccAAACAA CAATACTTTGAGAACAGATTGAGGTATGTTGAAGCAGAGAAGGAAAAGGGAAACAATCCATACCCACACAAATTCTTTGTGTCCATGACAAACTCTGAATTCATTGAAAAGTATACTAGTTTAAGCGCCAAAGACCATGTTGAAGACGACCAAGTTTCTCTAGCCG GACGGATAATGAGCAAGAGATCTTATGGCAAGAATGTCTTCTATGATCTACATAATCGTTGTTCTAAGGTCCAAGTTGTGGCTAATAAGAG TTACTCAGAATTAGATGAAGCGGAGTTTCTCAGGCTCCATGCTAATGTTAGGCGTGGAGATATTATTGGTGTCACTGGATTTCCAG GAAAAACTAACGTGGGAGAGCTAAGTATCTTCTCAAGATCGTTTACTGTGTTGTCTCATTGCCTTCACAGGTTGCCGATGAAGGAAAGGCCTCGTCATGGAACCGAGGAAAATCCTCGTGGAGCTAATTATAAGGCTCCTCCTAAG AATACTGAAATTTGGGTTCCAGGCAAGCCTAGAAATCCACAAACTTATATTGTTAAAGATCAG GAAACTCGTTATCGCCAGCGTTACCTTGACCTGTTACTTCACAATGAGGTCCGCCAAGTCCTCAATACCAGCCGTAATATAATCAAGTACATTAGAAGATACCTTGATGATCTTGATTTCTTTGAG TTTGAGACACCTATGATGAGTATTAATGCTGGTGGAGCATCTGCACGTCCATTCGAGACACATCGCAATGATCTGAATATGAAGATGTACATGCGCATCGCACCAGAACTCTATCTCAAGCAGCTTGTTGTTGGCGGTTATGACCGTGTTTTCGAGATTGGAAAGCAATTTAGAAACGAGGGTATTGACATGACACACAATCCCGAGTTCACCACCTGCGAGTTCTATATGGCTTTTGCAGACTACAATGACTTGATGGAGATGACTGAGGAATTGCTCAGTG GTATGGTGAAGGAATTAACAGGTGGCTACAAAATCAAGTATCATGCTAATGGGTACGATAAGGAGCCGATTGAAATAGACTTCACTCCTCCATTCAG GAGGATAGACATGATGGTGGATTTAGAGAAGATGGCCAACCTTAACATACCAAAAGATTTGGCTAGCGAGGAAGCTAACAAGTATCTGATTGATGCATGTGAGAGGTTTAATGTCAGATGCCCACCTCCTCAGACGACAGCTCGTTTGTTGGATAAG CTTGTTGGACACTTTCTGGAAGTGACATGTGTTAACCCAACTTTCATAATGAACCAACCCAAGATTATGAGTCCATTGGCAAAATCTCACAGATCCAACGAGTTTTTGACTGAACGGTTTGAGTTGTTCGTCAACCAACACGAa CTTTGCAATGCCTACACCGAGTTGAATGATCCTGTGGAACAGCGGCAGCGTTTTGCTGATCAGctcaag GATCGACAATCTGGAGATGATGAAGCTATGACTATTGATTAG
- the LOC104708462 gene encoding uncharacterized protein LOC104708462 isoform X1 translates to MQKKREICEYRDKLDKTLSSPVLTNHDSLKSLLRNQLKECNENTLDKRTDEVSKLLSKLRSVSMTDHHDVTKLTNDGDWKFCFFLQLKHDLEDCRVMYREGLDGSPFHTMLVEGYMDGPIHECLCVSWETALYKKWWPQFSFPPFRILKSTCLQKIGVGEQICLARMKVPWPLTDREIIVHYFFFEYFIDDLAVILLNSISDLDGIGMSSKDFVIPESPDAVRIDLVGGFVLQKVTPQRSYFRTIGEMDIKLDLMPPSLINFITRQLIGNGFRLYKKSVASVAKFDEDYSRALDDPLYTKIRQALYSTDKAIEEGPKLEATEVNGNSQPKKDQKNHGDATENKPVHYRKTVTEIEEEEDYEESVSSEDGNEITKTDVCMRRRFCVSPEVEQALGTLDRVIYMVRNITPVQEAEELSPDRSEDQANRVSLLENIISVPQRSQRQDHSTSTVTQEETSNGQEEDREKETGQEQGIVNKGKSSSLQRKRKARCFAFRSWL, encoded by the exons ATGCAGAAGAAACGAGAGATCTGTGAGTACAGAGATAAATTGGACAAGACCTTGTCTTCTCCTGTACTCACCAATCACGactctctcaaatctcttctcAGAAACCAGCTTAAag AGTGTAATGAGAATACATTGGATAAAAGAACAGATGAGGTATCCAAGTTACTTAGCAAGCTTAGGAGTGTATCCATGACGGATCATCATGATGTTACTAAATTAACCAACGATGGTGACTGGAAA ttttgtttttttttacagttaaAACATGATCTTGAAGATTGCCGTGTTATGTACCGTGAAGGGCTTGATGGAAGTCCTTTTCACACTATGCTTGTTGAAGGTTACATGGATGGGCCTATCCACGAAT GTTTATGTGTATCTTGGGAAACAGCTCTCTACAAGAAATG GTGGCCACAGTTTTCATTTCCACCATTCAGGATCTTAAAAAGCACATGCTTACAAAAGATTGGAGTTGGTGAACAGATTTGTTTAGCGAG GATGAAGGTACCATGGCCATTGACGGACAGAGAGATTATTGTGCATTACTTCTTTTTTGAATACTTTATAGATGACTTAGCCGTCATCCTTTTGAACTCG ATCTCTGATTTAGATGGCATTGGAATGTCCTCTAAGGACTTCGTTATACCTGAATCACCGGATGCAGTAAGGATCGATCTCGTAGGCGGATTTGTTTTACAAAAGGTTACTCCACAGAGGAGTTACTTCAG AACGATAGGGGAGATGGATATAAAGCTGGACTTGATGCCTCCATCTCTTATTAACTTTATAACTAGGCAGCTCATTGGCAACGGTTTCAGACTCTATAAAAAG TCAGTTGCTTCCGTAGCTAAATTTGATGAAGATTATAGCAGAGCTTTAGATGATCCTTTGTACACTAAGATACGCCAAGCTCTGTATTCAACTGATAAAGCAATCGAGGAAGGACCAAAGTTGGAAGCCACTGAAGTGAATGGCAATTCTCAGCCAAAGAAggatcaaaagaatcatggagATGCTACTGAAAACAAACCTGTCCATTATAGAAAAACTGTTACagagattgaggaagaagaagattatgaggAAAGCGTTTCTTCAGAGGATGGAAACGAAATTACCAAGACTGATGTTTGTATGAGAAGACGGTTTTGCGTCAGTCCAGAGGTAGAACAAGCGTTAGGGACACTAGATAGAGTTATATACATGGTTAGAAATATAACGCCTGTCCAAGAAGCCGAAGAATTGTCACCTGATAGATCAGAGGACCAGGCAAATCGAGTAAGtttattagaaaacattataaGTGTTCCTCAAAGATCACAGAGGCAAGATCACTCAACCTCAACGGTCACACAAGAAGAGACAAGTAATGGTCAAGAAGAGGATAGAGAGAAGGAGACAGGACAAGAGCAGGGGATCGTAAATAAAGGTAAGAGTTCGAGCTTGCAGAGAAAACGTAAAGCTCGTTGCTTTGCTTTCAGATCCTGGCTCTGA
- the LOC104708462 gene encoding uncharacterized protein LOC104708462 isoform X2 — protein MQKKREICEYRDKLDKTLSSPVLTNHDSLKSLLRNQLKECNENTLDKRTDEVSKLLSKLRSVSMTDHHDVTKLTNDGDWKLKHDLEDCRVMYREGLDGSPFHTMLVEGYMDGPIHECLCVSWETALYKKWWPQFSFPPFRILKSTCLQKIGVGEQICLARMKVPWPLTDREIIVHYFFFEYFIDDLAVILLNSISDLDGIGMSSKDFVIPESPDAVRIDLVGGFVLQKVTPQRSYFRTIGEMDIKLDLMPPSLINFITRQLIGNGFRLYKKSVASVAKFDEDYSRALDDPLYTKIRQALYSTDKAIEEGPKLEATEVNGNSQPKKDQKNHGDATENKPVHYRKTVTEIEEEEDYEESVSSEDGNEITKTDVCMRRRFCVSPEVEQALGTLDRVIYMVRNITPVQEAEELSPDRSEDQANRVSLLENIISVPQRSQRQDHSTSTVTQEETSNGQEEDREKETGQEQGIVNKGKSSSLQRKRKARCFAFRSWL, from the exons ATGCAGAAGAAACGAGAGATCTGTGAGTACAGAGATAAATTGGACAAGACCTTGTCTTCTCCTGTACTCACCAATCACGactctctcaaatctcttctcAGAAACCAGCTTAAag AGTGTAATGAGAATACATTGGATAAAAGAACAGATGAGGTATCCAAGTTACTTAGCAAGCTTAGGAGTGTATCCATGACGGATCATCATGATGTTACTAAATTAACCAACGATGGTGACTGGAAA ttaaAACATGATCTTGAAGATTGCCGTGTTATGTACCGTGAAGGGCTTGATGGAAGTCCTTTTCACACTATGCTTGTTGAAGGTTACATGGATGGGCCTATCCACGAAT GTTTATGTGTATCTTGGGAAACAGCTCTCTACAAGAAATG GTGGCCACAGTTTTCATTTCCACCATTCAGGATCTTAAAAAGCACATGCTTACAAAAGATTGGAGTTGGTGAACAGATTTGTTTAGCGAG GATGAAGGTACCATGGCCATTGACGGACAGAGAGATTATTGTGCATTACTTCTTTTTTGAATACTTTATAGATGACTTAGCCGTCATCCTTTTGAACTCG ATCTCTGATTTAGATGGCATTGGAATGTCCTCTAAGGACTTCGTTATACCTGAATCACCGGATGCAGTAAGGATCGATCTCGTAGGCGGATTTGTTTTACAAAAGGTTACTCCACAGAGGAGTTACTTCAG AACGATAGGGGAGATGGATATAAAGCTGGACTTGATGCCTCCATCTCTTATTAACTTTATAACTAGGCAGCTCATTGGCAACGGTTTCAGACTCTATAAAAAG TCAGTTGCTTCCGTAGCTAAATTTGATGAAGATTATAGCAGAGCTTTAGATGATCCTTTGTACACTAAGATACGCCAAGCTCTGTATTCAACTGATAAAGCAATCGAGGAAGGACCAAAGTTGGAAGCCACTGAAGTGAATGGCAATTCTCAGCCAAAGAAggatcaaaagaatcatggagATGCTACTGAAAACAAACCTGTCCATTATAGAAAAACTGTTACagagattgaggaagaagaagattatgaggAAAGCGTTTCTTCAGAGGATGGAAACGAAATTACCAAGACTGATGTTTGTATGAGAAGACGGTTTTGCGTCAGTCCAGAGGTAGAACAAGCGTTAGGGACACTAGATAGAGTTATATACATGGTTAGAAATATAACGCCTGTCCAAGAAGCCGAAGAATTGTCACCTGATAGATCAGAGGACCAGGCAAATCGAGTAAGtttattagaaaacattataaGTGTTCCTCAAAGATCACAGAGGCAAGATCACTCAACCTCAACGGTCACACAAGAAGAGACAAGTAATGGTCAAGAAGAGGATAGAGAGAAGGAGACAGGACAAGAGCAGGGGATCGTAAATAAAGGTAAGAGTTCGAGCTTGCAGAGAAAACGTAAAGCTCGTTGCTTTGCTTTCAGATCCTGGCTCTGA
- the LOC104708461 gene encoding uncharacterized protein At5g06450, which yields MASFDGPKFKMTDGSYVQTKTIDVESSTDISPYLSLLREDSILNGNRAVIFDVYWDVGCPETETKTKTSEWSLSSVKLSTRNLCLFLRLPKPLHDNLKDLYRFFASKFVTFVGVQIEDDLDLLRENHSLVIRNAINVGKLAAKARGTLVLEFLGTRELAHRVLWSDLSRLDSIEAKWDEAGAEEHLEAAAIEGWLIVNVWDQLSE from the coding sequence ATGGCCTCCTTTGATGGACCAAAGTTCAAGATGACTGATGGCTCTTATGTTCAGACTAAGACCATTGATGTTGAATCATCAACAGATATCTCTCCATACCTTTCACTTTTAAGAGAAGATTCCATCTTGAATGGTAACCGAGCTGTGATTTTCGATGTTTATTGGGACGTTGGATGTCCTGAAAccgaaaccaaaaccaaaacgtCAGAGTGGAGTCTGTCATCTGTGAAGCTGAGCACGAGAAACCTATGTCTCTTCCTTCGACTTCCTAAACCTTTACATGACAATCTCAAGGATCTGTACCGTTTCTTTGCTTCCAAATTTGTCACTTTTGTTGGAGTGCAGATCGAGGATGACCTGGACTTGCTCAGAGAAAACCACAGTCTTGTGATAAGAAACGCCATTAACGTTGGGAAATTGGCTGCCAAAGCCCGTGGAACTCTGGTGCTTGAGTTTCTTGGGACAAGAGAATTGGCGCACAGGGTTTTGTGGTCTGATTTGAGTAGGCTGGATTCTATAGAGGCCAAATGGGATGAGGCAGGGGCTGAAGAACATCTCGAGGCTGCAGCCATTGAAGGGTGGCTCATTGTCAATGTTTGGGATCAACTATCCGAGTAA
- the LOC104708463 gene encoding uncharacterized protein LOC104708463: MDSKITKSGSTSKDPFFCLKWPWDSNKQPKSSSPCEFQGPWLFRSMQSIGSIALSSLSSLGQNPNFRPKKKALSNSEQGEAEQRAFAAALASQKEATVLEFYSPKCRLCNSLLNFVLEVEKRNSNWLSITMADAENENWFPELLHYDIKYVPCFVLLDKNGQALAKTGVPSSRAHVIAGISHLLKMKRPPSEK, encoded by the exons ATGGATTCAAAGATCACTAAGAGCGGGTCTACTTCGAAAGATCCATTCTTTTGCTTGAAATGGCCATGGGATTCAAACAAGCAACCCAAATCATCAAGCCCCTGTGAGTTTCAAGGACCGTGGCTCTTCAGATCTATGCAAAGTATTGGCTCCATTGCTCTCAGCTCATTGTCTTCACTTGgccaaaatccaaactttagaCCAAAGAAGAAGGCTTTAAGCAATAGTGAGCAAGGAGAAGCAGAGCAGAGGGCTTTCGCAGCTGCTTTAGCCAGCCAGAAAGAAGCTACAGTACTTGAATTTTACTCACCCAAATGCAGACTATGCAATTCTTTGCTCAACTTCGTTTTAGAGGTAGAGAAGAGGAATTCAAACTGGCTCAGCATTACAATGGCTGACGCAGAGAATGAGAATTGGTTCCCTGAG CTTCTCCACTATGATATAAAGTACGTTCCTTGCTTTGTTCTGTTGGACAAAAATGGACAAGCTTTGGCCAAGACAGGAGTTCCTAGTAGTCGTGCTCATGTCATTGCTGGTATCTCTCATCTTCTCAAGATGAAGCGCCCACCATCAGAGAAGTGA
- the LOC104709911 gene encoding F-box/LRR-repeat protein At2g29930-like, with protein MAAKKKVETCSINSLPDEVLGQILSLFPTKLAAATSVLSKRWRNLLPLVQNLDFDESMVFYPNRTSETIVDGGGFLDFVDRTLVLLGDSPIKKFSMKWDSQIDNSQYNHLIRNVLERGALELDLSSTSIQRIMPEFFSKTLVKLTLSRGHYEQDSHPPNGVLFPALKTLSLVQVSYNSFGWGDLYDCLLDSCPVLEEVNIFSGDPFDGGGWRKHIWGSSIQRISIFYRFHALDAHLLVGLDTPSLVYLEYSSYVAEDYQYEYFGYDSTKGDAWGDATKLVEAIRNVVTLHLSADSLEVFHCCCKSMPEFNNLVTLSFESHEERDWQVLPLLLQKSPNLETLVLKGLVHKFTKGCGDVCACKRARKKRKKKISCLLSCGVKVLKVYGYGGSCRELKQMRHFMENLRCLEVVKVKVEVDKQDKKYADDLMKLLQTASSKCKIQFI; from the exons ATGGCTGCCAAAAAAAAGGTGGAAACTTGTTCAATTAATAGCTTACCAGATGAGGTTTTGGGTCAGATCCTGTCGTTGTTCCCTACTAAACTTGCTGCTGCCACATCAGTTCTCTCAAAACGGTGGAGAAATCTGTTGCCTCTGGTTCAAAACCTTGATTTCGATGAGTCCATGGTCTTTTATCCGAACAGAACATCAGAAACTATTGTTGATGGTGGTGGCTTCCTTGATTTCGTGGACAGAACCCTTGTATTGCTCGGTGATTCTCCCATCAAGAAATTCTCTATGAAGTGGGATTCTCAAATCGACAACTCTCAGTACAACCATCTGATCCGCAATGTGCTAGAACGCGGAGCCTTGGAACTAGACTTGTCGTCAACATCCATACAACGTATAATGCCTGAGTTCTTCAGCAAGACGTTAGTTAAACTTACCCTTTCCCGGGGACATTACGAGCAAGACAGTCATCCTCCCAACGGTGTGCTTTTCCCTGCActcaaaactctctctctcgttcaaGTCTCTTATAATTCGTTTGGATGGGGTGATCTTTATGACTGCCTCCTCGACTCTTGCCCTGTGCTGGAGGAAGTTAACATATTTTCTGGTGATCCTTTTGATGGGGGTGGTTGGAGAAAACATATTTGGGGTTCATCCATCCAGAGAATATCCATCTTTTACCGTTTTCATGCTCTAGACGCCCACTTATTGGTTGGCCTTGACACGCCAAGTCTTGTGTACCTTGAATACTCTAGTTATGTCGCAGAAGATTATCAAT ATGAATATTTTGGGTATGATTCTACAAAGGGTGATGCTTGGGGTGATGCAACCAAACTCGTTGAAGCTATAAGGAATGTTGTGACCCTTCACTTGTCTGCTGATTCTCTTGAG GTGTTTCATTGCTGCTGTAAATCTATGCCTGAGTTCAACAACCTCGTGACGTTGTCTTTTGAGAGCCACGAGGAACGCGATTGGCAAGTATTGCCACTTCTGCTCCAGAAATCTCCAAACCTAGAAACTCTAGTCCTTAAG GGTCTTGTGCACAAGTTTACAAAAGGATGTGGGGATGTATGCGCTTGCAAACgtgcgaggaagaagaggaagaagaaaattagtTGTTTACTGTCGTGTGGAGTGAAGGTGCTAAAGGTTTATGGGTATGGAggaagttgtagagaattgaaaCAGATGAGACATTTCATGGAGAATTTGAGGTGTCTTGAAGTTGTGAAGGTTAAGGTTGAAGTTGATAAGCAAGATAAAAAGTACGCGGATGACCTAATGAAGCTCCTCCAGACAGCTTCTTCCAAGTGCAAGATCCAATTCATTTGA